One Opisthocomus hoazin isolate bOpiHoa1 chromosome 25, bOpiHoa1.hap1, whole genome shotgun sequence DNA window includes the following coding sequences:
- the LRIF1 gene encoding ligand-dependent nuclear receptor-interacting factor 1 isoform X1 translates to MSSRPPGAPPSREERPGNAAQFIAGCMYRVVQTTGPDGKNLLKLLPVSKSSGSFVPIVQSSAMPNNSKANISSPVHLTFKTQLTNTTAPSSVKIPVFQSPNPGKIILTRTSDKQESARGDSEKEVLVPKSAANVQSSCVSVDRLSLQNIAVTSSSNQSNTAYMLVNTTSLPAAMKSSVLPSGHHLQIPADAEVKSVPASFLPPAIQQKILAAAATNVSGGADGTKMPTVIYVSPVNTVKTVLPKRLQTICPKPAPEVSKTLIMTATQEGNCSSPEAVTSDGQQYQQTPMKWIVQETPQSSAPCLIPVKSSNNVASKILKTLSDMKNVEANSANILPLCSSGPGGSQTKITSIKDNALVMYNGKVYLLTKRGSDVLSAQADKQASSSSDASLKKETSKLIDSTAVNKITNKVVNLVLSKSKGMVLSQKDPKTGTNSKNSSPTGLRNDLKSAPAVLVTPSANQHNSTVNQRKSLPFTGSISNGVTPITAVGTQENVCQNGKEKIHSPKAASAVLPQSKEERAFSEDWQKIQCEKMDSPGKVIQIKHQEKPFWKQYLELRKKFGLSKQERVYLKRIPLRASCEKPEERVCSSNNLKRKNDSCSSSSLDVEITNQHQECIKEEKIIVDLEEDLTKKRKIKSLPLSDSGKRRRTSVKSTTSSSWEDTGSSSSVVNRSVSPPPVSLQQSVSTDFVTSPLGGDSEQDPYSQYSDITDSSIPVLVSCEDDTSVPEDSFRDDAFPLTPPDLDETIRDEKINRLKQLLREREAALEEMRRKMQQS, encoded by the exons aTGTCCAGCCGCCCGCCAGGGGCCCCGCCGAGCCGAGAGGAGCGGCCGGGCAACGCCGCGCAGTT CATTGCAGGCTGTATGTACCGAGTAGTTCAGACGACAGGACCAGATGGAAAAAACCTTCTGAAATTACTTCCAGTTTCTAAATCTTCTGGAAGCTTTGTGCCAATAGTTCAGTCTTCAGCCATGCCAAATAATTCTAAAGCGAATATTTCTAGTCCAGTCCATCTTACTTTTAAGACACAGCTTACCAATACTACTGCACCTTCATCTGTTAAAATACCTGTTTTTCAGTCTCCTAATCCTGGAAAGATTATTCTTACAAGGACATCAGACAAACAGGAAAGTGCTAGGGGAGATTCTGAAAAAGAAGTCTTAGTTCCCAAATCAGCTGCTAACGTCCAGAGCAGCTGTGTTTCAGTTGATAGACTGTCTTTGCAGAACATTGCTGTAACAAGTTCATCTAACCAGAGTAACACCGCATACATGTTGGTAAACACCACAAGTCTTCCAGCTGCTATGAAGTCTTCAGTACTGCCCTCTGGCCACCACCTCCAGATACCAGCTGATGCAGAAGTGAAATCTGTCCCAGCTTCTTTTTTGCCACCTGCAATACAGCAAAAAATACTTGCAGCTGCAGCGACTAATGTGTCTGGAGGAGCTGATGGTACAAAAATGCCAACTGTTATTTACGTGTCACCAGTGAACACAGTGAAAACAGTACTTCCCAAGCGTTTGCAAACCATTTGCCCAAAACCTGCCCCAGAAGTTTCAAAAACATTAATAATGACAGCTACACAAGAGGGAAATTGTTCTTCTCCTGAGGCAGTAACATCTGATGGTCAGCAGTACCAGCAAACTCCGATGAAATGGATTGTGCAAGAAACTCCACAGTCATCAGCGCCTTGCCTTATTCCTGTAAAGTCATCAAATAATGTGGCTTCCAAGATCTTGAAAACCTTGTCAGACATGAAGAATGTAGAAGCTAACTCTGCAAATATTTTACCTCTCTGTTCTAGTGGTCCTGGTGGAAGCCAAACAAAAATCACATCTATTAAAGATAATGCTCTGGTCATGTACAATGGGAAAGTCTACTTGTTGACCAAAAGAGGCTCTGATGTTCTGTCAGCCCAAGCTGACAAACAAGCATCTTCCTCTTCTGATGCTTCACTTAAAAAGGAGACATCCAAGCTAATTGATTCTACTGCAGTCAATAAAATAACGAATAAAGTAGTGAATCTGGTATTGTCAAAAAGCAAAGGAATGGTGCTGTCTCAGAAGGATCCAAAAACGGGTACAAActcaaaaaattcttcaccaacTGGCTTAAGAAATGACTTAAAATCTGCACCTGCAGTTCTGGTGACACCAAGTGCTAATCAGCATAATTCCACTGTAAACCAGAGAAAGAGTTTGCCATTCACCGGGAGCATTTCAAATGGAGTGACCCCTATTACAGCAGTAGGGACACAGGAAAATGTATGCcaaaatggcaaagaaaagaTTCATTCCCCCAAAGCAGCAAGTGCTGTTTTACCTCAGTCTAAGGAAGAGCGTGCTTTCAGTGAAGACTGGCAAAAG atccagtgtgaaaagatggattcacCAGGAAAGGTGATTCAAATCAAACACCAAGAGAAGCCATTTTGGAAACAATACTTGGAATTAAGGAAAAAATTTGGTCTCTCTAAGCAGGAGAGGGTGTACCTTAAGAGAATACCATTAAGGGCCTCCTGTGAGAAACCAGAAGAAAGGGTTTGTTCCAGTAACaacttgaaaaggaaaaatgattcTTGCAGTTCATCATCGTTAGATGTGGAAATAACAAATCAACATCAGGAATGTATTAAAGAGGAAAAG ATAATTGTGGATCTGGAAGAGGATTtgactaagaaaagaaaaataaaatccttaccACTGTCAGAcagtggaaagagaaggagaacTTCAGTCAAGTCAACCACAAGTTCAAGTTGGGAAGATACTGGCTCAAGTTCCAGTGTAGTTAACAGAAGTGTTTCACCTCCACCAGTATCATTGCAGCAAAGTGTTTCCACAGACTTCGTTACGTCGCCTCTAGGGGGTGACTCTGAGCAAGACCCCTACTCTCAATATAGTGACATTACAGACTCAAGTATTCCAGTTTTAGTGTCTTGTGAAGATGATACTTCAGTTCCTGAAGATTCTTTCAGAGATGATGCTTTCCCTTTGACTCCCCCAGACTTGGATGAAACAATACGGGATGAAAAAATAAACCGACTTAAACAGCTCTTAAGAGAACGAGAAGCGGCGCTTGAAGAGATGCGTAGGAAAATGCAGCAAAGCTGA
- the LRIF1 gene encoding ligand-dependent nuclear receptor-interacting factor 1 isoform X2 → MSSRPPGAPPSREERPGNAAQFIAGCMYRVVQTTGPDGKNLLKLLPVSKSSGSFVPIVQSSAMPNNSKANISSPVHLTFKTQLTNTTAPSSVKIPVFQSPNPGKIILTRTSDKQESARGDSEKEVLVPKSAANVQSSCVSVDRLSLQNIAVTSSSNQSNTAYMLVNTTSLPAAMKSSVLPSGHHLQIPADAEVKSVPASFLPPAIQQKILAAAATNVSGGADGTKMPTVIYVSPVNTVKTVLPKRLQTICPKPAPEVSKTLIMTATQEGNCSSPEAVTSDGQQYQQTPMKWIVQETPQSSAPCLIPVKSSNNVASKILKTLSDMKNVEANSANILPLCSSGPGGSQTKITSIKDNALVMYNGKVYLLTKRGSDVLSAQADKQASSSSDASLKKETSKLIDSTAVNKITNKVVNLVLSKSKGMVLSQKDPKTGTNSKNSSPTGLRNDLKSAPAVLVTPSANQHNSTVNQRKSLPFTGSISNGVTPITAVGTQENVCQNGKEKIHSPKAASAVLPQSKEERAFSEDWQKIIVDLEEDLTKKRKIKSLPLSDSGKRRRTSVKSTTSSSWEDTGSSSSVVNRSVSPPPVSLQQSVSTDFVTSPLGGDSEQDPYSQYSDITDSSIPVLVSCEDDTSVPEDSFRDDAFPLTPPDLDETIRDEKINRLKQLLREREAALEEMRRKMQQS, encoded by the exons aTGTCCAGCCGCCCGCCAGGGGCCCCGCCGAGCCGAGAGGAGCGGCCGGGCAACGCCGCGCAGTT CATTGCAGGCTGTATGTACCGAGTAGTTCAGACGACAGGACCAGATGGAAAAAACCTTCTGAAATTACTTCCAGTTTCTAAATCTTCTGGAAGCTTTGTGCCAATAGTTCAGTCTTCAGCCATGCCAAATAATTCTAAAGCGAATATTTCTAGTCCAGTCCATCTTACTTTTAAGACACAGCTTACCAATACTACTGCACCTTCATCTGTTAAAATACCTGTTTTTCAGTCTCCTAATCCTGGAAAGATTATTCTTACAAGGACATCAGACAAACAGGAAAGTGCTAGGGGAGATTCTGAAAAAGAAGTCTTAGTTCCCAAATCAGCTGCTAACGTCCAGAGCAGCTGTGTTTCAGTTGATAGACTGTCTTTGCAGAACATTGCTGTAACAAGTTCATCTAACCAGAGTAACACCGCATACATGTTGGTAAACACCACAAGTCTTCCAGCTGCTATGAAGTCTTCAGTACTGCCCTCTGGCCACCACCTCCAGATACCAGCTGATGCAGAAGTGAAATCTGTCCCAGCTTCTTTTTTGCCACCTGCAATACAGCAAAAAATACTTGCAGCTGCAGCGACTAATGTGTCTGGAGGAGCTGATGGTACAAAAATGCCAACTGTTATTTACGTGTCACCAGTGAACACAGTGAAAACAGTACTTCCCAAGCGTTTGCAAACCATTTGCCCAAAACCTGCCCCAGAAGTTTCAAAAACATTAATAATGACAGCTACACAAGAGGGAAATTGTTCTTCTCCTGAGGCAGTAACATCTGATGGTCAGCAGTACCAGCAAACTCCGATGAAATGGATTGTGCAAGAAACTCCACAGTCATCAGCGCCTTGCCTTATTCCTGTAAAGTCATCAAATAATGTGGCTTCCAAGATCTTGAAAACCTTGTCAGACATGAAGAATGTAGAAGCTAACTCTGCAAATATTTTACCTCTCTGTTCTAGTGGTCCTGGTGGAAGCCAAACAAAAATCACATCTATTAAAGATAATGCTCTGGTCATGTACAATGGGAAAGTCTACTTGTTGACCAAAAGAGGCTCTGATGTTCTGTCAGCCCAAGCTGACAAACAAGCATCTTCCTCTTCTGATGCTTCACTTAAAAAGGAGACATCCAAGCTAATTGATTCTACTGCAGTCAATAAAATAACGAATAAAGTAGTGAATCTGGTATTGTCAAAAAGCAAAGGAATGGTGCTGTCTCAGAAGGATCCAAAAACGGGTACAAActcaaaaaattcttcaccaacTGGCTTAAGAAATGACTTAAAATCTGCACCTGCAGTTCTGGTGACACCAAGTGCTAATCAGCATAATTCCACTGTAAACCAGAGAAAGAGTTTGCCATTCACCGGGAGCATTTCAAATGGAGTGACCCCTATTACAGCAGTAGGGACACAGGAAAATGTATGCcaaaatggcaaagaaaagaTTCATTCCCCCAAAGCAGCAAGTGCTGTTTTACCTCAGTCTAAGGAAGAGCGTGCTTTCAGTGAAGACTGGCAAAAG ATAATTGTGGATCTGGAAGAGGATTtgactaagaaaagaaaaataaaatccttaccACTGTCAGAcagtggaaagagaaggagaacTTCAGTCAAGTCAACCACAAGTTCAAGTTGGGAAGATACTGGCTCAAGTTCCAGTGTAGTTAACAGAAGTGTTTCACCTCCACCAGTATCATTGCAGCAAAGTGTTTCCACAGACTTCGTTACGTCGCCTCTAGGGGGTGACTCTGAGCAAGACCCCTACTCTCAATATAGTGACATTACAGACTCAAGTATTCCAGTTTTAGTGTCTTGTGAAGATGATACTTCAGTTCCTGAAGATTCTTTCAGAGATGATGCTTTCCCTTTGACTCCCCCAGACTTGGATGAAACAATACGGGATGAAAAAATAAACCGACTTAAACAGCTCTTAAGAGAACGAGAAGCGGCGCTTGAAGAGATGCGTAGGAAAATGCAGCAAAGCTGA